Genomic segment of Rutidosis leptorrhynchoides isolate AG116_Rl617_1_P2 unplaced genomic scaffold, CSIRO_AGI_Rlap_v1 contig427, whole genome shotgun sequence:
ACAAGATAGTTGATTCACTTGAACTTCAAACTTATGaatttcttttctttttccttgtCAGGCATTCGCTTTTATTATATTATGGTCTGCCAAAAGACACAAGTGATTTTTCTTCTGATGACGCTGATGCCAATCTTGTTCCTATTCTAGTGGAAGCGGTTGCCCTTCCTATTTTGCGTCATGAACTTCAATACTGCTGGGACATGCTGAGTACTCGAGAGACAAACAATGCTGTAGCTGCCACCCTCTTGGTTATTGAATATTTTGACGTTTCAAGTGGGAAGCTAGCAGAGTTATTGACTGTTGTACGTGATCGTCTCGCTGACGCTGTTGCTAATATTAAGGTACGATCTATGGAAATTTTAAATAACCTCTGGAGTCTGGACTTCCATTGTAAATTTATCATATTGGCTTAAGTTGCTCTAACACTATCATTTCTCTTGCCATTTTACTAAATAGGTACCAACATGGAGCCCTCTTGAATTAAAGGCAGTGCCCAATGCAGCCAGATTTGCAGCTTATCAGTTCGGAATGTCCGTCCGTTTGATGAGAAATATTTGCTTGTGGAGCAAGATTCTGAATCGGACCGTCCTAGAGAAGCTCGCTCTTGATGAGCTTTTGTGTCGAAAAGTTCTCCCTCATGTTCAAAGCATTGCCTCAGATGTTCATGACTCGGTCAGAAGAACTGAAAGAATCGTTTCTGCTTTATCTGACGTGTGGACAGGCCCCAACATCACTGGGAACCGAAGGTATTCTCATGTTAATATCAGAAATACTCTTTCTATCGTTTGTAGTATCGTAATGGAAATGAAAGAATGTTTGCAACAGTGGCTTCATGAATTATCTTGGAACTTCTGTTCTTATTTTTCTTCCACAGCAAATTCCAAATTGTGTAATTAGCCTGTTGATCACTTGTTCATGTGTGCAAACATCACAGTGCTTGTAGTTTTAATAGTAACAACATCCAtatattctaacttggttttgttTTGTACGTAAACTGTTGCAGTCCGAAATTGCAACCTCTGGTGGATTATTTAATGTCTTTGGGAAGAACATTAGAAAAAAAACGAGGCGGCATGGATGAACAGGAAGCCAGTGGACTTGCACGTAGATTGAAGAAGTTGTTGGTTGAATTGAATGAATATGATTTAGCCAGGGACTTAGGAAAGACATTTCATCTCAAGGAGGCTTTGTGAAAAACTATTACTAGTTTTATATTTCTGGTACAAAATTGTAGTTTATTTTTTCCCCCCAATCTGAGAGTTTTTTAGAGgcgattatattatattcatagataATTCCTTTTTCCCACAATTTGATAAGCTTATTTTACACTAACTTTGACTGCAAAACGAAATAGCGATGATACGTGTTGGAAATGTTTTGCATATACTTTACTATTATTCTTTGCTTTTGATTCTAAAATTTGTTCATCTTGTTTTGTTGGTTACCTATACGGCAAGATATCAAACAATTTACTTTTCATTTGTTTGGCTTGAATCTTCATTTATTTTAATCAGGGAGAGTGGCCTTAAGGTTAAAAAGAAAATACATCTTACCGTTTGTAAACATTTTGTTAAAAAGAAAATACATCTTACCGTTTGTAAACAGTGGTTGATAGGGAAAGGGCTTTCGGGTTGATCAAGCTCGAGAGTGAGTCTCATTGATCGGCATGGAGAGTCTCGTTCAAGGAGATAATCTGACATTCCTTGTCGATTCCGAGACCCTTAGATAAAGACCGACAGAGAGACCCCTTTCGGCACGGGTCTCTCGGTCTCCCTTTCCTGTCCGTCACGACTTATACTCGAGGAAAAAATGGTCACTTCCAAACAAATTCTAGTGACTCCTTATAAATAGTTCTTGACATGACATTTGTTAGGGGACATCATATGACTACACGAAACCCTAGCTCACTAGCTTGGTTCCGTATATTCTTTTTCTATCACTAGAGACATTACACACACGTATACATCAATAGACACTCGATTCCGAGACTAGTGTCCACGCCTAGAGTCTAGCCTTAGCTATCGGCCTCTAGATGAGCCTTGGTAGACTGTAGACGCTCAACCACTCTCTTCAAAATCCTCTCATTTTTTAAATCAAAAACGGCTACAACCATACAAGAAGCACGTGTTCGTCACCACTCTATACATTCCATCCTAGATGAAATCAGTTGTAATTCTCGAAGAGAAGAAATTACTTGTTGACATTCAATTTGAATGCATGAGCCAGCAAAGCTATTATAGAGTTGTGAATGTGAGAAATAGGTGGGTTAGAGTTAGGCACATAATTTGAAATCCCATAAAAAAAAAAGACAAAAGTAAACGTGTAATTACATATCCGTATAATTACATACGAATTTAATTTTTAATGTTGTTTGGTTAAATATACGTTGTAATTATGAATGTTATATTTAGTTGTACGGTTAGTAACTGTAATATtagattataaaatataaataataaaattataaaaacaaattttGTAATTACACCGATTTTTATGGAAAGTCATAATTAAAACCATATAATTAAAATCCTTCGAATTTCACGTAATTACATGAAACAAATAATTACATGAACATCCAGACAAATTAACAGTATAATTACCATTAATTACTCAAAAATCCAATAAATTCTTTTTTTATGCTACAAATCCAATAAATTATTTGGTGGCTTTCCAATCAGTTATAAAGAATTGGAACTAAGTTAAGAAAAAATGaagcagaaaataaaataaaagtggaCCATTTGTCAAAAATTTGCCAAATGCAAATGGTAAAAAAGTTGCACTTGAAATGTTCATCAATCTGCTATACATTACTACTGACAAAAGAAATTATAGTAAATAAAAACTTTTTTTCTTGCTTACATTCTTCAAGAAAAAGGAAAGATAATATACTAATAAAAATGGAACAAATACTTGCTTGTTAGTATATTAATGTTAATTAGACTGTCATTCATTTGTGTGTTTCTTCTTCTCTTCCTCATTGCTCTCTGTTCAAATTGAGATTAGCCTTAAGGTGCCTTTTTTTATGGGTCTTCTTCAATTTcgtgatgttttatgtttattcaTCGTTAATGGATTCTGTTTTTTCTTCTGTGATATTAAATAACAGATTGAATTCAATTTTGCTTTCTGGGTTTTCTTCTTCGTTGCGTGATTTTACTTGTCTCTGGTAAGCAAATCTCAACATGGTTTTTGATGATCAACTTCATCTTCTGATCACTCTCTATGCTATGATAGTATGATTGTCAATAGCTTTAGCTTACTTGATTTGCAGTTTGACACTTTTTCTGTATAATCCGATTTTGAATTTCCTGTTCCATTTCAATTCAATCTTCACTTAATTCTGAAATGATAATCACAGACTCAAGCTTTAGTTCTTCATTGATCATGAACTTAATTAACTATTGGCAAGCAAGACACTTGTCATTTAGCATTGAAATGGAATTTGCTAAGCTTGTTATGGATTTGGTTGATGTGTTAACATTGGTGTCTCCTTTATTTCAGAAATTGCACTTGCATTGCCTTTTTCTGTTATGAAATCACTCTTATCTGTTTGATTTGAGTGCGCTCTCACCGATGATTTTTTTTTAGATATATGGGCTGAGTTGAACATTTCATGGGAGGTATTGAAGATAATGAACCGCCATTGAAACGTTTGAAAGTGCCTGTTGGGAAATCAGATAGGTTTTCACAGGATTCTTCAAACCTGATGGCTAGGCATTTAGCCTCACAAGTGGATGTAGATACAATTGGTTCCAAGGGATTGATCAAAAGACCAGAATTTATCAAGATCATTACTAAAGCATTGTACTCACTCGGTTATGAAAAAACAGGGGCACTTTTGGAAGAGGAATCTGGCATTCAATTGTACTCGTCTCAGTTTCATTTGTTTATGAAGCAAGTAACAGATGGGAAATGGGATGATAGTATAGCAACATTGCATAAAATAAGTCATTTGAATGAAACAATTGTTACTTCGGTATCCTTTTTGCTACTGGAGCAGAAGTTCATTGATCTTCTAAGAATTGAAAAAGTAAGTGCAGCTTTAGATACTTTAAGGAATGAGATTGTACCTCTTAGAATCAATGTCAGCCGAGTCCGTGATCTAGCTGCCTGCATTATGTCTCCTTCACGGCGTGTAAGTCTTGGGCTCTTTTGTCCAAAAACTTCAGGTGCCACTTCCAGGTCAAAGATTCTTGAGGAACTTCAGAAGCTACTTCCTGCATGTGTCACAATTCCCGAACAAAGGTTGGAACATCTTGTTGAAAATGCCTTAGAAGTGCAACGGGACACTTGCCAGTTTCACAATGTTTTTGATAGCGATCTAACTTTGTACTCAGACCACAACTGTGGTAGAAATCGGATTCCATCTGAAACTTTACAGGTTAGAAATAGCAAGATGCTCCTCCGCCTTTAACATTTTGTGTAGTTCTAGATAGTAACCAACTTATCTTGTTTAGTTATGTTCTTTGTAGCTACCACTGCTTCTATCATAGTTGATGAAAAAATAGCATTATTGTTAATCATTGTAGTTATGTTGTGGCTTTATCCCGAACTCAGTTCATAATTTTAATTTAACTTGCATTGTAAGTTTACTCCTGAGCAGGTGTTACAAGCCCATACTGATGAGGTTTGGTTTGTACAATTTTCACatcatggaaaatatttggcttcaTCGTCCAAGGACCAAACAGCTATAGTGTGGGAGGTATTTCTTTCAATTATCTTTTGTGTGTGTCCATCCTTGTATGTGAATGTCTATGTCATAGATAAAATGGTGTACTATTTATTTTTGGAGTTATCATCTTATCTCACCTCCTTCATTTAATTCTGTCTTTTGGGCAAACTGTGTTAAGGCTTGTAATATTATCCCTTATGGAGTCTATTAATTTGTGAATTCCACCATTTTAGGTAAGTGAAGACGGTCACTTGACACTGAAGCATAGACTAAGTGGTCATCAAAAGCCAGTATTATCTGTTTCATGGAGTCCAGATGACAACCAACTCCTTACTTGTGGCGATGGGGAAAGTGTTAGACGTTGGGATGTAAGCTCTGGAGAATGCTTGCATGTTTATGAAAAGAGTAATGTTGGTTTAATATCATGTGGATGGTTTCCTGATGGGAAAGGTATATTTGCTGGCTTGACTGACAAGAGCATTTGCCTATGGGATTTAGACGGAAAAGAAGTAGAATGTTGGAAAGGGCAAAGGACTCGAAAAATATCAGACATTGCCATTACTCGTGATGGAAAAGGGATAATAAGCATTTACAGTGGAAATGCCATATTGTTACTTGACAGGGAAGAGAAACTCGAGAGAGCGATTCAAGCTGCGGGTGCGATCACTTCCTTCTCATTGTCAAAAGACGATAAGCTTCTACTTGTCAATCTCATAAACCAAGAAATACATTTGTGGTCCTTAGAACATCTCAAGGTCATTTCAAAGTACAAAGGCCACAACAAGCGCGATTCGTGATCAGATCTTGTTTTGGTGGATTCGAGGAAACGTTTATTGCCAGCGGCAGCGAGGATTCTCAGGTACTCTTCTGGCAAAATAATAATTAAACCATGTTTTGACAGTTATTATATTGTTGAACAGTTCTCTGAATCTTCCATAACTTCTAGAAGCATGCCAAACCTAGACATTATTGATCTGGTCATACTTTTTTTAGTATCAGATTTTGAGATTGGTTATGTTTGTCAAAGTCTGCTCTTTTATTAATGAATAATGATTTTCGTGGTATTTTATTTTGTTATGATAGGTATATATATGGCATAGATATTCTGGGGAGCTGTTATTCTCACTTCCAGGACATTCTGGAGCTGTTAATTGTGTTAAGCTGGAATCCTACGAACCTTGGGATGCTGGCTTCGGCAAGTGATGACGGTACGATTCGGGTTTGGGgattaaatagtaataataataacgtcTTAAATGCAAAGCACAAAGTGCAGAGCAATGGCAACTTCCATCTTTGCAATGGTAGAAGAAGCTGATAATTCATACTTTGACTGTTTTAAGTGTTGACATCTTGTTGTTTCTTACTACTATTTCACATGTACATTACTATTAATGCTGCCATAGACTCATATTGTAACCAGAAAAGAAAACTGTCGTCATAATTATCTTTTCCAGGATTTAATTTTACATGATATACAAAGAGGTAGGGTAATCCACTTTTATACATCGGAACCCTAAGACGTAAACACGAAAAATTTGTCTCGAAATGAAATTTTCGAGACTAATAATCCTGATTAACTTAAGGGGAGAAATCAATTAAGCGTTCATTTTTgggaggtatttttttttttttttttttaaaaaagggtaATTATTGCGGAATTATAAGACAATTGAAATTAATTACACCATATCCCGTAAATCAGAGTTATGGGTCTTGATTAGTTCCGGAAATTAGAGTTACGTGTCTTAATTAGTCTCGAAAATGATAAATACGGGTCTTATTTTAGTCTCGAAAATGAGAAATACGGGTAATATTAAAACCCGGGAATGAGTATTACGGGATAATGCAATTCCTCTATTGTCGGGGGAGAGTCAAGTAGTAGGCCTCGCGGACGACGGGGATACGGATCCTCCGACGAGGATTACATCGTTCCCCGCGCAAGAGATTATCATGTGTTCAACAACATGGATGGACTTGATGAGGTAACAAACCGCCGCATTCCTACTCGTCCAGAATTATACAATGGTGACCCTAGTTTCATAAAGCTGGGAACGCATTTTTCAAACAGGGAAGAGCTTCAGGGTCCAATAGCGATCTGGTCAACTAGACGGGGAGCAGAATATCTCGTGATGGCGGCAGAACAGACAACATGGATTGCAAAATGCGTACAAACGTACTAAGAAGCCTTATCACGGTATCGTATGCAACTGGAAGATCCGGGCTTCATTTAAGAGCGAATATCGCACGTGGCAAATGACTGTCTGGTGTGACGGGCACAATTGTGACGGAGCAAGCAACGAACGTGAAGACAGAAATATTTCTCAAAATCATGTTGCCCACGTCATATTGGATAAGATTCGCGACCGTCCAAACTACCCAATCAAGTCCATTATTTTCGACTGCGAAGCAGCATTCAGCTATAAAATTGGGAAGAAAAAAGATGGGGACGGTAAGCGAGTAGTGATGAACCAGGTGTTTGGATATTGGTAGACAAATTTTCGCCAAATGCCTAGTTACATGCGAGCTCTTGAACACTATAAAGTGCAGTGGAAGTTCAAGAAAGAGAACGAGATTGTACATAGCAGGAAGAAGATTTTTAGATACCAACACATGTTTACTAACCATGGTAATATGAATTTTACAACGTATACTGATTATTGTTATTTATTCAGGTATGTGTTTTGACATTTTGGTGCCACGAGACTCACATTTCAACACAGTCACCCGGTAGTTATTATCGACGCAACGCATCTTCGTGGAGCGTACAAGGGAAATGTTGTTGTAGCGATTGTGAAGACTCCCAACAATAGAATCGTGCCAGTTGCATATGCCATCATAGACGAGGAGCCGAACCATAGTTGATATTGGTTCTTAAAGTACCTGAAAAAATACGTTCTATAGGATACGTTCACATGCATCATCTCTGATCGTCATTCGGGCATCTTGTCTGCTATCGTGAAGCTCGATAGAAAATTTTCAAATTGCGAAGTTCACAAGTAAAGCTTACACCACTTTAATTGTAATTTTAAATTCAAATTAATCCATGAATTAATTATTGCATCTACACAAGTACTGCATGGAGCACGTTCGTGCCAATATGATGTCAAGCGTCCAAAAAAGAAAGGATTATATGGCTTATGTTGGGCCTTGAGTACCGAGTTGGATGATGCTAAATATATGAAGGCATGGAAAGATCTTATAGACACGAGTCAGGCTGCATCTACGTATCTGCAACGTATTCCCTTAGAGAAGTGGACATTGTTCGTAGACAGATGCCACCGATGGGGCGTCACTACGTCGAACGACGCGGAGAATTACAACAACGTTCTCAGAGGCAACCGCTTCTTGCCGATCAGGGAGTTCGTTCAGGCCATGCACGCAAAAGCTACGGCGATTTTTGCAGACGAGCTGACGAAAATAGATAGATATAGATCTGCGCTTGCACCGATACCGACGGATGCATTCGATGTCAACAAGATGCGTGCCAGACGGAGACGGTTTGAATTTTGTGAAGATGGAGACGGTTTGAATTTTGTTGCAGAGATTCCCGTAAGTGGGAAACACATGATTTCAGTCTCGGAACTCGCATATACGAGAATACCCAATTCCCGGAACTCGCATATACGGGTCTACCCAATTCCCGGAACTCGCATATACGGGTCTACCTAATTTTTGGAGAAGCCATACACGAGATTTAATTGCATGCAACCCTATGTTGACACGCGTCTTTCCCGTATTTGTTAAATCCGAGAATTGATTAATTATCCATTGACCACGTTTATTTTTTCTTAATTGATGTGATTAAATTAACAGTCTCGAAAATGATATTTTcgaaacatgtatatatatttacgaaATTTCAAAACTCTTAATTCGTGTCGATCTTTtagaattaaaatatatatttataatttcttGCAAAAAAAGAGCAGAGACTATGATTTTATATTTGCAGAAGTTTGAAGGTTTTTAAAGACTAACTAACTTACTCCTAATTCCTTccattaaaaacaaaaatttactctcaACTCCATTTTTATTATGCTAATCAGCATTAAAAACTCGATAGGTTTTTTTTTTTAGGCAATATAATTGTAACATATTCCTTCCGGTCCACTTCAAGTCTCGTAATGAAATTTTTTTTCATCTATTTCAATGATTGTTGTATGACATTTATGTATATTTGAGTTTTTTTTTCAATATTACTCTTACatttatttcaattaatattttattttaaataaatatttctaaataaTAAATGATGGACAGACAAATAATTTTttctattattaattatttttttaaaattcacgatttttattataaaaaaataagtaTTATATAGGTATAGTATAGAgatatttttctttattttattttacgtTCCTAACGGATTCGAATGGATGGAGGGGATGCTTAACCGACTAGTAGATTGGTGTCTCTGTTGGCTAATACTAGTCAGTGGACCCGTCCGTTGGACGGAAATCCATACTTTTAAAAAttgataatttaaatatatattatataaaaaattatataataattatttatattaaaaattattaaatctaTCAAAAAAATTAACTTTATATcagttataattattttgatttgatttcaaaatatacaatcctattaaatttaaatttattttgttttcaaaaataataaacataataaaagataagagttatgtatcaagatttcataataaaatttataatttcatCTAATCAATTTAATTATTCTTATTGTTTGAAAAATAATATGTGTCCGTTTTAATTaaaaatgaaaaaatatatatataacggtttTTTATGAGGAATAATAgtttaagaaaaaataaaaaaaaataatatatattataatttaattagGAATGATTTTTTTTCATAATATGTCCGTTTGAATAGGAAAATGGTAGATGTACTCGTTTTAATTAAGAATAGGAAAAAATAATATATGAATTTTATTAgaaatattttttaaataatagatgaaattgattaggaataaaattattatattaagaaAAAAGTAATtggtataattttattaaaaatcattatgttTTTATTGTATTTTGATTTCCAAATTATAAAAGGAAAAAAGAATAATATGATTGATTTAAAATTATAACTTGAGTTCTAATTAAAATTAAAGTTCTTAAATACATGTGTCCCCGTCCGTTGGACGGAAAATCTATACCTTtagaaataaataatttaaatatatattataaaaaattatataataattatttgcattaaaaattattaaatctaTGTCAAATATTATATCAAAAGGAAATTATTTTAACTTTAAATCAATTAgaattattttgattttatttcaaaatctacaatcctattagaattaaaaatttattttgtttgaaaaataagatatctcatttttaattaataataggaAAAAATATAGcagatttttattaaaaataatagtttaataaaacagtttgaaaaaaaatatatatttaaatttgattagaaataattttttttaacaatatGCCCATTTAATAGGAAAAAAAGAAGATGTGCCCGTTTTAATTaggaataaaaaaataatataatggattttaattagaaaaaatcattaaataaaaaaattaggaaaaaaatttatggtatattataatttttattaggatttttttaaaataatgggtaggaaattgattaggaataaaactattatattaaaaaaaagtaattagtagaattttattaggaatcattatgTTTTTATTGTATTTAAATTTCTTAATTAGATtaggaaaaaaaataatattattgacttaaaattgtaacttgaaacctaattaaactcaaaatTCTTATATACATGTGTCAAATTACTATTCGTTAATAAAACGTCATGTGTCGGATGTtaatttgacaataaaatttacaatataattataattgatacaaattaaaattttttttctattatttataaaataaaataagataagaTAGAGATATTCATGacaacattttactatttttattcgATTACGACAAAAACTCATTCAGTAAGGATAATTACTGTATTATTAAAAGTACCCTCAGattttgaaaataaaaaaaaatctcagAATGTGATATCAACATCGGATTATAATGAAGCCCTTTCTGCCTGGGAATGGGCCACGGGCCACGAGAACGAGTTTGTTTCCAAAATCCAACACCCTTGCATTAATTTAATCATTGCTCGAATTTATGAGTAGCGATTTATGAGGGGTAAAGGTTTCAATTTGGATAAAGATGAAGGATCAAAaataaacttttcatccatgttagTATGTATGTATCGAGGTGCATCTGtccaaaaatacaaaattaatccaACAAACTTTTGGTGGTGGAGTGGAGTGGAGTGGTGTTTCAATTCAACTTCTTTCTTTCTTCTCCGTCTTCGTCTTCTTCTTCGTCTCCTTCTTCTTGCTTTTGGCTATCTGGATGGGTTTTCACTTCTATCTGGTGAGTGGTGACCTAATTCACTCAATCATTTCTTATGATGTGGATTTCCCCTTCTTATCACTTTGATGATTCAGTATCTTACCTTTAATTCTTCTTCTGCATTTTATATATGATGATGAAATCTTTAATTTTCTGTTTATTGCTCATGCCCAGGATGGTAATCAGTGATTCAGATTTAAGGTTGTAATATTAACATGGACTTCAATTTCACTATTATTATGCAATTTCTATCGATAATTCATTTTGTTTCCAATCCCATTTAGGTTTAATGTAGACCGTAGTGCTATTCCAGTTGTGTATAGCGTAACTAATTTTTTGTTCCTATCAACTACGTCTACTAGCTCACAATCATTGCACTTCTCTGTGGTGATCAACATGACACGTATTGTATTGTGCCACCAGATCATTATGCTTTGGCATTGAACTTGTTTTTTTTTTCCCAATGTGTAGAATATGTGAGTTGAGTTGGGAATTGCATGGGAGTTATCAAGGATTGCGAATCGCCAGTGAAACGTGTGAAAGTGCATATTGGAGAGTCTGATAGTTGTACGCATGAGCTGTTTGTGAAAAGGTCGTCCAGTTTCTTATTAGGAGGCTCGATGGCTCGCCCTCTAGCCTCCAAAGAAGATGCTGAGACAATTGGTACGAAAGGAGTCATCAAAAGAACTGAATTCATCAA
This window contains:
- the LOC139883604 gene encoding LOW QUALITY PROTEIN: WD repeat-containing protein 26 homolog (The sequence of the model RefSeq protein was modified relative to this genomic sequence to represent the inferred CDS: inserted 1 base in 1 codon; deleted 1 base in 1 codon), whose translation is MGGIEDNEPPLKRLKVPVGKSDRFSQDSSNLMARHLASQVDVDTIGSKGLIKRPEFIKIITKALYSLGYEKTGALLEEESGIQLYSSQFHLFMKQVTDGKWDDSIATLHKISHLNETIVTSVSFLLLEQKFIDLLRIEKVSAALDTLRNEIVPLRINVSRVRDLAACIMSPSRRVSLGLFCPKTSGATSRSKILEELQKLLPACVTIPEQRLEHLVENALEVQRDTCQFHNVFDSDLTLYSDHNCGRNRIPSETLQVLQAHTDEVWFVQFSHHGKYLASSSKDQTAIVWEVSEDGHLTLKHRLSGHQKPVLSVSWSPDDNQLLTCGDGESVRRWDVSSGECLHVYEKSNVGLISCGWFPDGKGIFAGLTDKSICLWDLDGKEVECWKGQRTRKISDIAITRDGKGIISIYSGNAILLLDREEKLERAIQAAGAITSFSLSKDDKLLLVNLINQEIHLWSLEHLKVISKYKGHNKXRFVIRSCFGGFEETFIASGSEDSQVYIWHRYSGELLFSLPGHSGAVNCVSWNPTNLGMLASASDDGTIRVWGLNSNNNNVLNAKHKVQSNGNFHLCNGRRS